A region from the Nostoc sp. HK-01 genome encodes:
- a CDS encoding phosphoesterase — translation MNAEKRTPVSFIKNLLVARWRSLLLLFLGVYLPLQIFQILAAQVWQYQTGFPWDVAVLLAVHSTANAPLDTLAVVLTKLGSFWTVLPILTTVALILLWQKRWRSLVYLLITALGSAFINRTAKELWHRLRPDLWKSLAPELDFAFPSGHAMTSTTLAIIVLILAWQSSWRWLVWIFCSLYVLTIAWTRLYLGVHFPSDILAGWMVAIAWGTGVSMIIKPHLVKTVPIPGVQPAAETTLLPEEQEKLAANE, via the coding sequence ATGAATGCAGAGAAAAGGACACCTGTTTCTTTTATCAAAAATCTGCTGGTTGCCCGTTGGCGATCGCTTTTACTCCTATTTCTTGGGGTATATTTACCATTGCAGATATTTCAAATTTTGGCCGCCCAAGTTTGGCAATATCAAACTGGCTTTCCTTGGGATGTAGCAGTTTTGTTGGCGGTTCATTCTACAGCTAATGCACCGTTAGATACTCTGGCGGTGGTGCTGACTAAGTTAGGCTCGTTTTGGACTGTGTTACCGATTTTAACTACAGTTGCCCTCATATTACTTTGGCAAAAACGCTGGCGATCGCTAGTTTACTTGCTGATCACTGCCTTGGGAAGCGCCTTCATCAACCGCACAGCCAAAGAATTATGGCATCGTCTCCGCCCAGATTTGTGGAAATCTCTTGCACCAGAGTTAGATTTTGCCTTTCCTAGCGGCCATGCCATGACGAGTACTACTCTGGCTATCATCGTGTTGATTTTAGCTTGGCAGAGTTCTTGGCGCTGGTTGGTATGGATTTTTTGCAGCTTGTATGTATTAACTATTGCCTGGACACGCTTGTATTTAGGTGTTCACTTTCCTAGCGATATTCTTGCAGGTTGGATGGTGGCGATCGCTTGGGGAACTGGCGTGAGTATGATTATTAAACCCCATCTGGTGAAAACTGTACCCATCCCTGGTGTGCAGCCTGCGGCGGAAACCACTTTACTCCCAGAAGAACAGGAAAAGTTAGCCGCTAATGAGTGA
- a CDS encoding histidinol dehydrogenase, whose translation MQLLKTTDTDFSTVFQALVNNRREATVDVSGTVRGILADVKVRGDAAVKEYTSRFDHFSPESLHLSADFIATQAAKCPADVRVALELAAERIGSFHQKQLPQDIGYTDATGVKLGLNWVSLSQVGIYVPGGRASYPSSVLMNALPAKIAGVERIVMTVPMPRGEINPAVLAAAQVAGVTEIYSIGGAQAVAALAYGTETLTPVDKVVGPGNAYVAEAKRQVFGTVGIDSIAGPSEILVVADDKNNPEWIAWDLLSQAEHDPSAQSILITDSAVFAQQVITAVENVLTKLSTQEVASASWQNHGAVIVVSDLAESIPLLNQLAPEHVELCVDNPQILASQIKCAGSLFLGRYTPEAIGDYLGGPNHVLPTSRSARFASGLSVYDFLKRITYLECNQAALQEIGKAAVTLAEAEGLPAHAGSVAVRLQS comes from the coding sequence CACGGTTGATGTTAGTGGTACAGTACGCGGTATTCTGGCTGATGTGAAAGTGCGGGGTGATGCCGCAGTTAAGGAATATACTAGTCGTTTCGACCATTTCAGCCCAGAATCTTTACATCTGAGTGCCGATTTCATCGCCACCCAAGCCGCCAAATGCCCTGCTGATGTGAGAGTCGCCCTGGAATTAGCCGCAGAACGCATTGGTAGCTTTCACCAAAAACAACTGCCCCAAGATATTGGTTACACCGATGCAACAGGCGTAAAACTCGGTTTAAATTGGGTTTCTCTCTCACAAGTTGGTATTTACGTCCCTGGTGGACGCGCCAGCTATCCTAGTTCGGTGTTGATGAATGCTTTACCTGCCAAAATTGCCGGGGTGGAACGCATTGTGATGACAGTACCTATGCCACGGGGGGAAATTAACCCGGCTGTGTTAGCGGCGGCGCAAGTGGCTGGCGTAACAGAAATATATAGTATTGGTGGGGCGCAAGCAGTAGCCGCCCTCGCCTACGGGACAGAAACTCTGACTCCTGTAGATAAAGTTGTTGGCCCTGGTAATGCTTATGTTGCGGAAGCCAAACGGCAGGTATTCGGAACTGTGGGTATTGACAGCATCGCTGGGCCTTCGGAAATCTTGGTGGTAGCCGACGATAAAAATAACCCAGAGTGGATAGCTTGGGATTTATTATCGCAAGCAGAACATGACCCCAGCGCTCAATCGATTTTAATTACTGATTCGGCAGTTTTCGCCCAGCAAGTTATTACCGCCGTTGAAAATGTTCTTACTAAGCTGTCTACTCAAGAAGTGGCGAGCGCTAGTTGGCAAAATCACGGTGCAGTCATTGTAGTGAGTGATTTGGCAGAGAGTATACCACTATTGAATCAACTGGCTCCCGAACACGTCGAGTTATGTGTCGATAACCCGCAAATATTAGCTAGTCAAATTAAATGCGCCGGCAGTTTATTTTTAGGACGCTACACCCCAGAAGCTATTGGCGATTATTTGGGCGGCCCTAACCATGTCTTACCAACTTCCCGTTCGGCGCGGTTTGCTTCTGGTTTGAGTGTGTACGATTTCCTCAAACGCATTACTTATTTAGAATGCAATCAAGCCGCGTTGCAAGAAATTGGTAAAGCTGCGGTGACTTTAGCTGAGGCGGAAGGTTTACCAGCCCATGCAGGTAGTGTGGCTGTACGTTTGCAATCATAA